In one Culex quinquefasciatus strain JHB chromosome 2, VPISU_Cqui_1.0_pri_paternal, whole genome shotgun sequence genomic region, the following are encoded:
- the LOC119766838 gene encoding uncharacterized protein LOC119766838, whose product MKWFSLATLLVVICAMNTVSGQAPPTIGDLITQLTSLVGKSLPFFAQFLGQLSMPVLDPAQDYTSLDAINKQLTQLVSTFQKFSPYLVWIVQPGNAKTPPEKTFAEAVTAFANVLPQLNQMMTLILTNIQSGNMSG is encoded by the exons ATGAAGTGGTTCTCCCTTGCTACGTTGCTTGTCGTGATCTGTGCGATG AACACAGTCAGCGGTCAAGCTCCGCCCACAATCGGCGATCTCATCACCCAGCTCACCTCCCTGGTTGGAAAGTCCCTTCCCTTTTTCGCACAGTTCCTGGGCCAG CTTTCGATGCCAGTGCTGGACCCTGCCCAGGATTACACCAGTTTGGACGCCATCAACAAACAGTTGACTCAATTAGTCTCCACTTTCCAAAAATTCTCACCCTACCTCGTGTGGATTGTTCAACCG GGCAACGCCAAAACGCCACCGGAAAAGACGTTTGCCGAAGCGGTTACCGCCTTTGCCAACGTGCTGCCGCAGCTCAATCAAATGATGACGCTGATTTTGACTAACATTCAGAGCGGAAACATGTCAGGATAA